A single Brassica rapa cultivar Chiifu-401-42 chromosome A04, CAAS_Brap_v3.01, whole genome shotgun sequence DNA region contains:
- the LOC103863718 gene encoding tubulin--tyrosine ligase-like protein 12 — MKQNLKKTLEREQKMANKKISSLEDFVKVHGILLAASGLPQKLYASLFRKLASDTLDGGAHFQIEPCDDARRRRLVLTSESMPKDSDVFLIDHAWTFRLPDAYKQLQEIPGLAERMGSLMCVATDLEGKDGVEEEEDAENYEQLSVDQTLESEIRSAADKGYDSLRWLELEGLGIDADTFLSLHLPSKFQDLLALSLFGNKLESADVVIQEVTKLKTLKALWLNDNPVLQESEGRLANEILKSCPSLEIYNSCFTPNYGLWALGFCGDVFGKDNPTDYAQQDQPLRNVTSLDLSNRSIHNLANKAFSVHELPLLSHLNIRGNPLDHNSVGELFQVLKLFPSLSSLEVDIPGPLGNSAVEILESLPNLSLLNGVDTAKIFENGKHVVDSMIQPRLPEPKPEDSLIDRVLGAMWLYVMNYRLADEEKIDETSLWYVMDELGSALGHSDEPNFKVAPFLFMPSGNLDSAVSYSIMWPIKTCHKGDECTRDFLSGIGEDKHRSARLTAWFHTPENYFIHEFEKYQQNQHVKAFKSLPLTPTISQSIRHNDGSPLLVHTDLPQVEEFLTRSEFVLTNEPKDADIIWTSMQVDEEVKKAVGLTDDQYINQFPFEACLVMKHHLAETIQKAYGSPEWLQPTYNLETELTQFIGDYCVRKRDGLNNLWILKPWNMARTIDTSITDNLSAIIRMMETGPKICQKYIEHPALFKGKKFDLRYVVLLRSIDPLEIYLTDIFWVRLSNNPYSLEKHSFFEYETHFTVMNYGRKLNHKPTSEFVREFEQEHNVKWMDIHEKVKQVIRQVFEAAALVHPEMKSDKSRAMYGVDVMLDSSFQPKILEVTYCPDCMRACTYDMETINGKGIVKAKEFFNYVFGCLFLGETSHVTPL, encoded by the exons ATGAAACAAAACCTCAAGAAAACCCTCGAGAGAGAGCAAAAAATGGCGAACAAAAAAATCTCGAGTTTGGAAGATTTCGTGAAGGTACATGGAATCCTCTTGGCGGCTTCTGGTTTGCCGCAGAAACTGTACGCAAGCCTCTTCCGCAAACTTGCTTCCGATACTTTAGATGGCGGCGCTCACTTCCAGATCGAACCCTGCGACGATGCTCGGAGACGGAGGCTTGTGCTCACTTCCGAATCTATGCCTAAAGACTCTGACGTCTTCCTTATCGACCATGCCTGGACGTTTCGTCTTCCCGATGCCTATAAACAG CTTCAGGAAATTCCCGGTTTGGCCGAGAGGATGGGTTCTTTGATGTGTGTTGCCACTGATTTAGAAGGAAAGGatggagtagaagaagaagaagacgcagAGAATTATGAGCAACTCTCTGTTGATCAGACACTAGAGAGTGAAATTCGTTCTGCAGCGGATAAAGGATATGACTCTTTAAGATGGCTGGAGCTGGAGGGTCTTGGAATAGATGCTGACACTTTCTTGTCCCTTCATTTGCCTAGTAAGTTTCAG GATTTGCTGGCGCTGAGTCTTTTCGGGAACAAGCTTGAGAGTGCGGATGTGGTTATACAAGAGGTTACAAAGCTTAAGACTCTCAAGGCTTTGTGGCTGAATGACAATCCTGTTCTCCAGGAAAG tGAAGGTCGGTTGGCTAACGAAATATTGAAAAGCTGTCCTAGTCTGGAAATCTACAACTCGTGTTTTACCCCTAACTACGGGCTGTGGGCACTTGGCTTCTGTGGAGATGTATTTGGGAAGGATAATCCTACTGATTATGCTCAGCAGGATCAACCCTTGCGCAATGTCACTTCACTTGACCTTTCAAACCGGTCAATTCACAATCTAGCAAATAAG GCATTCTCTGTGCATGAGTTGCCCTTACTCTCTCATCTAAATATCCGTGGAAACCCATTGGATCACAATTCTGTTGGAGAACTGTTTCAAGTCTTGAAGCTCTTCCCTTCGCTCTCTTCCTTGGAG gTTGACATACCTGGACCTCTTGGAAACAGTGCTGTAGAGATTCTTGAATCTCTCCCCAACCTTTCTTTGTTAAATGGCGTTGACACAgctaaaatatttgaaaatggaAAGCATGTTGTTGACTCGATGATTCAACCACGGCTTCCGGAGCCGAAACCAGAGGATAGTCTCATTGACCGTGTTCTTGGTGCAATGTGGTTGTATGTGATGAATTATCGTCTTGCGGATGAGGAAAAGATTGATGAAACTTCCTTGTG GTATGTGATGGATGAACTGGGTTCAGCTTTGGGTCATAGCGATGAACCCAATTTCAAAGTGGCTCCTTTTCTTTTCATGCCTTCCGGGAATCTAGATTCTGCTGTGAG CTATTCAATAATGTGGCCTATCAAAACTTGTCATAAAGGTGATGAGTGCACTCGTGATTTTCTATCTGGTATTGGGGAGGACAAACATCGGTCTGCCAGGCTCACAGCTTGGTTTCACACTCCTGAGAACTATTTTATTCAT GAGTTTGAGAAATACCAACAAAATCAGCATGTGAAAGCTTTCAAGTCTCTACCGTTGACACCTACAATTTCCCAAAGCATTCGCCATAATGATGGGTCTCCTTTGCTGGTGCATACGGATCTACCTCAAGTTGAAGAATTTCTGACACGTTCAGAATTTGTGCTCA CAAATGAACCAAAAGATGCAGACATTATATGGACGAGTATGCAGGTGGACGAGGAGGTGAAGAAAGCGGTGGGACTTACCGATGACCAATACATTAATCAGTTTCCCTTTGAGGCTTGTCTTGTTATGAAGCATCATCTTGCCGAGACTATTCAAAAG GCTTATGGATCTCCAGAATGGTTACAGCCTACTTACAATCTTGAAACAGAGCTGACCCAGTTTATTGGTGACTATTGCGTACGCAAACGTGATGGTTTGAACAATTTGTGGATCTTGAAACCATGGAATATGGCAAGGACAATCGACACAAGTATAACCGATAATTTATCAGCTATCATCCGCATGATGGAAACTGGTCCAAAGATCTGCCAGAAGTACATAGAGCACCCTGCTTTGTTCAAGGGGAAGAAGTTTGATCTGCGATACGTTGTCCTGCTGCGGAGCATTGACCCGCTGGAGATTTACCTGACAGATATCTTTTGG GTTAGGTTGTCGAACAACCCATATTCATTGGAGAAGCACAGTTTCTTTGAATATGAAACCCACTTCACTGTCATG AACTATGGACGGAAGTTGAATCACAAGCCCACATCAGAGTTTGTGAGAGAGTTTGAACAAGAACATAACG TTAAATGGATGGATATTCATGAGAAGGTGAAGCAAGTGATACGGCAAGTGTTTGAGGCGGCGGCTCTTGTGCATCCGGAAATGAAATCTGACAAATCAAGGGCCATGTACGGAGTAGATGTGATGCTCGATAGCTCCTTCCAGCCAAAAATCTTGGAG GTAACATACTGTCCTGACTGCATGAGGGCTTGCACCTACGACATGGAAACCATAAATGGAAAAGGAATCGTGAAAGCCAAAGAATTTTTCAACTATGTTTTTGGGTGTCTCTTCTTGGGCGAGACTTCTCACGTGACTCCCTTGTGA
- the LOC103863717 gene encoding eukaryotic translation initiation factor 3 subunit J isoform X3 gives MDDWEAEDFQPLPAKFVLKSNWDDEDVDENDIKDSWEAPVVKPATEKAPKKAAAAKGVEKKAKTVEASKEEPLDPFAEKLRIQRLVEEADYQATAELFGAKTEKLHFGSCSYLGECDSEEI, from the exons ATGGATGATTGGG AGGCTGAGGATTTTCAACCACTTCCTGCAAAATTTGTACTCAAGAGTAACTGGGATGACGAGGATGTGGATGAGAATGATATCAAGGACTCCTGGGAG GCACCTGTAGTAAAGCCTGCTACTGAGAAGGCTCCAAAGAAAGCAGCAGCAGCAAAGGGTGTGGAGAAGAAGGCTAAAACTGTTGAAGCTTCAAAGGAAGAACCTTTAGATCCTTTTGCTGAGAAACTTCGCATACAGAG GCTAGTGGAGGAAGCTGATTACCAGGCAACTGCTGAACTCTTTGGAGCAAAGACTGAAAAATTGCATTTTGGAAGTTGCAGTTACTTAGGAGAATGTGACTCAGAAGAGATTTAA
- the LOC103863719 gene encoding uncharacterized protein LOC103863719, with protein MPPRRKAKKGVKRTEEDKKEIPRQEKKEDSVDEEAEREAAAIRAIRDVEIEHTLTALDLLCSYFTEEQIQTPVLGFFKDNLPDLSIARDEESGEIELKWNDSDGVDVNDSILKRLSMGFPDLYNNSRPSLGGYNNVGGSMLGTGNTHLQNLGTSASQMLASHDALRTPVVNGQRLSFGMTPKTRRQPKPGEIMLSVHGSPLGVYKEDDNMGAISEEDS; from the exons ATGCCGCCGAGGAGAAAAGCAAAGAAGGGTGTCAAACGCACTGAAGAGGATAAGAAGGAGATTCCAAGACAAGAGAAGAAAGAGGACTCCGTTGACGAAGAAG CTGAAAGAGAAGCAGCTGCAATTAGGGCGATTCGTGATGTGGAGATTGAACACACTTTAACAGCACTGGACTTGCTCTGCTCCTATTTTACCGAGGAACAGATTCAGACTCCTGTCTTGGGCTTCTTTAAAGACAATCTTCCTGATTTGTCCATAGCGAGAGACGAAGAGAGTGGGGAGATTGAGTTGAAGTGGAATGATTCGGATGGTGTTGACGTGAATGATTCTATATTGAAACGCTTGTCCATGGGTTTTCCTGATTTATACAACAACTCTAGGCCTTCTCTTGGCGGCTACAATAACG TGGGAGGAAGCATGTTAGGAACTGGTAACACACACCTCCAGAATCTT GGGACATCTGCGAGTCAAATGCTTGCAAGCCATGATGCTCTTCGGACTCCCGTG GTAAATGGGCAGAGGCTCTCTTTTGGAATGACACCAAAGACTCGGAGGCAACCAAAACCTGGAGAGATAATGCTTTCTGTTCATGGCTCTCCTTTGGGTGTCTATAAAGAAGATGACAACATGGGAGCTATTAGTG AAGAAGACAGTTGA
- the LOC103863712 gene encoding uncharacterized protein LOC103863712, producing the protein MGRVMAEPPNLMLQARELLATPSHELLESLVNHLSTRQETTEYQTAMALFKFCTVNFANSLTLKLLQMYRSSSDALLRSKSIVVLSQTLAAYKSRRFELSLVALNEIKPLVISCLRMQETEIKLFRRVVSFIAHDVVMLDNGGWDELSDCIVELSSAQPLKALHVFVDLPPVYGRFMYSCFGKIAERAEKVLLMPDQDRVEDWSLGLQAVVKLGIQVLDFELRFDMVKGLLTLLVKAASDLVDKGMEEFLIRGLADLEMFLSRDKKLYNYNKEQCDFVSCFLYKIKDLGPLTKQATGKIHRLVKSTPSLVVQKQQGHAACSEREWLDRLNNLQPLEMLRIFASTDVEERFRELAIRRLNVVLSDRVSREKSADMKELQPLLISCLSSKERISESMFKVLGEVVYHVAFEMTNFHFETWYDLSDCIASTSETEFERAVYIFQCLTMWLDDEFMVPIVKFLLPEINKRLNPPREVLVDNSCWVLAFLGAFCVIIQLVEMETSAVEEIADKMVDSVRELVERKMEVGLVRRAFRDLESIVKKQKDWFGDNEYKLTKSLLLRLYLIKGMTMDSKMVLWRINVFVERGMADLAEVEPDGDID; encoded by the coding sequence ATGGGGCGTGTAATGGCGGAACCTCCGAATCTCATGCTGCAAGCAAGAGAACTCCTTGCGACTCCAAGCCACGAACTGTTAGAGAGTCTCGTCAACCATCTCTCAACGCGTCAAGAAACCACCGAATATCAAACTGCGATGGCTCTGTTCAAATTCTGCACCGTTAACTTCGCCAACAGCTTAACCCTAAAGCTTCTGCAGATGTATCGCTCTTCTTCCGACGCCCTCCTCAGATCCAAATCGATCGTTGTCCTTTCCCAAACCCTGGCCGCTTATAAATCCCGCAGGTTCGAACTATCTCTCGTGGCTCTCAACGAGATCAAACCCCTTGTGATCTCTTGCCTTAGGATGCAAGAAACCGAAATCAAACTCTTCAGAAGAGTCGTCTCTTTCATCGCTCACGACGTTGTGATGCTTGATAACGGCGGGTGGGACGAGCTCAGCGATTGTATCGTCGAGCTCTCGAGTGCCCAACCTCTAAAGGCTTTGCATGTCTTCGTGGACTTGCCTCCAGTGTACGGGAGATTCATGTACAGTTGTTTCGGGAAGATTGCTGAGAGAGCAGAGAAGGTGTTGCTTATGCCTGATCAAGATAGAGTTGAAGATTGGAGTTTAGGTTTACAAGCTGTTGTGAAACTTGGGATTCAAGTCTTGGATTTCGAGCTGAGATTCGATATGGTGAAGGGTCTTCTTACACTTCTTGTCAAGGCAGCGAGTGATCTTGTGGACAAGGGTATGGAAGAGTTTTTGATACGAGGGCTTGCGGATCTCGAGATGTTCTTGTCACGAGACAAGAAGTTGTATAATTACAATAAGGAGCAATGTGATTTTGTGTCTTGTTTCTTGTACAAGATCAAAGACTTGGGACCACTAACCAAACAGGCTACAGGGAAGATCCATCGTTTGGTTAAGTCTACCCCATCTCTCGTCGTACAAAAGCAACAAGGTCATGCAGCATGTTCTGAACGTGAATGGCTTGATCGTCTGAACAACTTACAGCCACTTGAGATGTTAAGAATCTTTGCGTCCACTGATGTTGAAGAGAGGTTCAGAGAATTGGCAATCAGACGGCTCAACGTGGTACTCTCTGATCGCGTTTCAAGAGAAAAGTCAGCCGACATGAAAGAGCTTCAGCCACTGCTCATCTCTTGCCTTTCGAGTAAAGAAAGAATCTCTGAGAGCATGTTCAAAGTCCTTGGTGAGGTTGTCTACCATGTTGCCTTTGAGATGACCAACTTCCATTTCGAGACATGGTACGATCTTTCCGACTGTATTGCATCGACCAGCGAAACGGAGTTCGAGAGAGCGGTTTATATCTTTCAGTGCTTAACAATGTGGCTTGATGATGAGTTTATGGTTCCTATAGTGAAGTTTCTTCTCCCAGAGATAAACAAAAGGCTCAACCCACCGAGAGAGGTGTTGGTGGATAACAGTTGCTGGGTCTTGGCGTTTTTGGGTGCCTTCTGTGTCATCATTCAATTGGTAGAGATGGAAACTTCTGCTGTGGAGGAGATTGCAGATAAGATGGTAGATTCAGTGAGAGAGCTTGTGGAAAGAAAAATGGAAGTTGGGCTTGTGAGGAGAGCTTTCAGAGATTTGGAAAGCATTGTGAAGAAGCAAAAGGATTGGTTTGGTGATAACGAATACAAGTTGACCAAGTCTCTGCTTCTTAGACTCTACCTAATCAAAGGCATGACAATGGACAGCAAGATGGTGTTGTGGAGAATCAACGTGTTTGTGGAGAGAGGAATGGCTGACCTGGCTGAAGTGGAACCAGACGGTGATATTGATTGA
- the LOC103863717 gene encoding eukaryotic translation initiation factor 3 subunit J isoform X1 — protein sequence MDDWEAEDFQPLPAKFVLKSNWDDEDVDENDIKDSWEVDDEPVPHAPVVKPATEKAPKKAAAAKGVEKKAKTVEASKEEPLDPFAEKLRIQRLVEEADYQATAELFGAKTEKLHFGSCSYLGECDSEEI from the exons ATGGATGATTGGG AGGCTGAGGATTTTCAACCACTTCCTGCAAAATTTGTACTCAAGAGTAACTGGGATGACGAGGATGTGGATGAGAATGATATCAAGGACTCCTGGGAGGTGGATGATGAGCCTGTTCCTCAT GCACCTGTAGTAAAGCCTGCTACTGAGAAGGCTCCAAAGAAAGCAGCAGCAGCAAAGGGTGTGGAGAAGAAGGCTAAAACTGTTGAAGCTTCAAAGGAAGAACCTTTAGATCCTTTTGCTGAGAAACTTCGCATACAGAG GCTAGTGGAGGAAGCTGATTACCAGGCAACTGCTGAACTCTTTGGAGCAAAGACTGAAAAATTGCATTTTGGAAGTTGCAGTTACTTAGGAGAATGTGACTCAGAAGAGATTTAA
- the LOC103863717 gene encoding eukaryotic translation initiation factor 3 subunit J isoform X2, whose translation MDDWEAEDFQPLPAKFVLKSNWDDEDVDENDIKDSWEVDDEPVPAPVVKPATEKAPKKAAAAKGVEKKAKTVEASKEEPLDPFAEKLRIQRLVEEADYQATAELFGAKTEKLHFGSCSYLGECDSEEI comes from the exons ATGGATGATTGGG AGGCTGAGGATTTTCAACCACTTCCTGCAAAATTTGTACTCAAGAGTAACTGGGATGACGAGGATGTGGATGAGAATGATATCAAGGACTCCTGGGAGGTGGATGATGAGCCTGTTCCT GCACCTGTAGTAAAGCCTGCTACTGAGAAGGCTCCAAAGAAAGCAGCAGCAGCAAAGGGTGTGGAGAAGAAGGCTAAAACTGTTGAAGCTTCAAAGGAAGAACCTTTAGATCCTTTTGCTGAGAAACTTCGCATACAGAG GCTAGTGGAGGAAGCTGATTACCAGGCAACTGCTGAACTCTTTGGAGCAAAGACTGAAAAATTGCATTTTGGAAGTTGCAGTTACTTAGGAGAATGTGACTCAGAAGAGATTTAA
- the LOC103863714 gene encoding uncharacterized protein LOC103863714, translating into MGRVMAEPPPPNLMVKARDVLATPSHQGLESVVTHLFFMGQETTEYQTANALFNYLTLYFANCLTLKLLHMYRSSSIGVHRSHLIYLLFETLQDYKNRRFELSLVALNEIKPLLVSCLRMQEPEIINLRRIVSFIAHDVMILDNGGWDELSECIYEISCHDPLKALHVFVDLPPVYERFVHNCGGMVVEKAEKVLLVPYHDRVDDWSLGLQAVVKLGIQVLDSEMKVDMVKRLLALLVKAARDLVAKGMEEFLVRGLADLERFLEREKRLYNYNKDQCEFVSCFLFKIKDLGPLTNEATERIHRMVKSTPSRVHGACSEGEWFDRLNNLPPLEILRIFASTDVEERFRDMAIRRLNVLLSDYVSREEESTDASLLRELQPLLISCLWEKEGITESMFRVLGEVVYHVAFEMMTSHVELWDDLGYYITSHIETDFQRAVYVFQCLTMWLHEEFIDPIVEHLLPEINKRLNPPSDVLVDSSCCWVLAFLGAFCAISQLVAMKDYAETVMEMADKMVDSVRELVERKLEVGFVRRAFRDFEIIVKKQMEWFRMNEYKLTKSLLLRLYVIKGMTMDSKMVLWRINVFVERGMADHLAA; encoded by the coding sequence ATGGGGCGTGTAATGGCGGAGCCTCCACCACCGAATCTCATGGTGAAAGCGAGAGACGTTCTTGCGACTCCAAGCCACCAAGGTTTAGAGAGCGTCGTCACCCATCTCTTCTTTATGGGTCAAGAAACCACCGAATATCAAACGGCGAATGCCCTCTTCAACTACCTCACCCTTTACTTCGCCAACTGCTTAACCCTAAAGCTTCTACACATGTACCGATCCTCTTCCATCGGCGTCCACAGATCTCACTTGATCTATCTCCTCTTCGAAACCCTCCAAGACTACAAGAACCGCAGATTCGAACTATCTCTCGTCGCTCTCAACGAGATCAAACCCCTTTTGGTTTCTTGCTTGAGGATGCAAGAACCCGAGATCATAAACCTCAGGCGGATCGTGTCTTTCATCGCTCACGATGTTATGATACTCGACAACGGCGGTTGGGACGAGCTCAGCGAATGTATCTACGAGATATCGTGTCACGACCCTCTAAAGGCTTTGCACGTCTTCGTGGACTTGCCTCCAGTGTACGAGAGGTTCGTACACAATTGCGGAGGGATGGTTGTGgagaaggcagagaaggtgcTGCTTGTTCCTTACCATGACCGAGTCGATGATTGGAGTTTAGGTTTGCAAGCTGTTGTGAAACTTGGGATTCAAGTCTTGGATTCTGAAATGAAAGTCGATATGGTGAAGCGTCTTCTTGCTCTTCTTGTCAAGGCAGCGAGGGATCTTGTGGCGAAGGGTATGGAAGAGTTTCTGGTACGAGGGCTTGCGGATCTCGAGAGGTTCTTGGAACGAGAGAAGAGGTTGTATAATTACAATAAGGATCAATGTGAATTTGTGTCTTGTTTCTTGTTCAAGATCAAAGACTTGGGACCACTAACCAATGAGGCTACGGAGAGGATCCATCGTATGGTTAAGTCTACACCATCACGAGTTCATGGAGCATGTTCTGAAGGTGAATGGTTTGATCGTTTGAACAACTTACCGCCTCTTGAGATATTAAGAATCTTTGCGTCTACTGATGTTGAAGAGAGGTTCAGAGATATGGCAATCAGACGGCTCAACGTGTTACTCTCTGATTACGTTTCAAGGGAAGAAGAGTCAACGGACGCTTCACTGTTGAGAGAACTTCAGCCACTGCTCATCTCTTGCCTTTGGGAAAAAGAAGGAATCACTGAGAGCATGTTCAGAGTCCTTGGTGAGGTTGTCTACCACGTTGCGTTTGAGATGATGACCTCCCATGTTGAGTTATGGGATGATCTCGGCTACTATATTACATCACACATCGAAACAGATTTTCAGAGAGCGGTTTATGTCTTCCAGTGCTTAACAATGTGGCTTCATGAGGAATTTATTGATCCTATAGTGGAGCATCTGCTCCCAGAGATAAACAAAAGGCTAAACCCACCGAGTGATGTTTTGGTAGATAGCAGTTGTTGCTGGGTCTTGGCATTTTTGGGTGCCTTTTGTGCCATCAGTCAATTGGTAGCGATGAAAGATTATGCTGAAACTGTGATGGAGATGGCAGATAAGATGGTAGATTCAGTGAGAGAGCTTGTGGAAAGAAAATTGGAAGTTGGGTTTGTGAGGAGAGCTTTCAGAGATTTTGAAATCATTGTGAAGAAGCAAATGGAATGGTTTCGTATGAACGAATACAAGTTGACCAAGTCTCTGCTTCTTAGACTCTACGTAATCAAAGGCATGACAATGGACAGCAAGATGGTGTTGTGGAGAATCAACGTGTTTGTGGAAAGAGGAATGGCTGATCATCTGGCCGCTTAA